From one Nonomuraea polychroma genomic stretch:
- a CDS encoding PH domain-containing protein: MRVQSVGWRRLDPRMCLVNLRWLLPPLGIIALTALASGGVNWEDHKLQIVSALLFVYLTCSEMIRWRTTRYRVTDEQVEVHSGLLWRRHVAIPRDRIRTVDVTSGPVHRIFGLSIVTMGTGQALRTDRRDQVKLDAVSAAEAATLRAELLPRAQAAATIPAPAEPQEAAEPNEAAEPRETAEPAAEEIARIDPRWVRYAPLSPLVFVIGLAPLTQAYNLAERLGVPVDIEGAVLGAVAFLESAPGWLFVVFVLMMLVAGAIGTVLLFTESWWRFRLEREPRTGTLRVTRGLLTTRSFTLEERRLRGAELIEPFMLRWGKGTRLKALASGLRHTMDGPRGGSGALLPPAPRQMAHATAASALGERESPLLPTRLRTHPRAALRRRMFRAALASAAAIVAAAVLAALTGWSAGWSMAVAAAVAVPVSLLLAADSYRSLGHTLHGAYLVTRSGALVRRTVALQRTGVIGWTITRSPFQRRSGLANIAATTAAGTLGAYTVRDVGYGDGLVLADEAVPGLLAQFIERVEQ, translated from the coding sequence ATGAGGGTGCAGTCCGTCGGCTGGCGCCGGCTCGACCCCCGCATGTGCCTGGTCAACCTGCGCTGGCTGCTGCCGCCGCTGGGCATCATCGCCCTGACCGCGCTGGCCTCGGGCGGCGTCAACTGGGAAGATCACAAGCTGCAGATCGTCTCGGCCCTGCTGTTCGTCTACCTCACCTGCAGTGAGATGATCCGCTGGCGGACCACGCGCTACCGGGTGACCGATGAGCAGGTCGAGGTCCACTCCGGCCTGTTGTGGCGGCGGCACGTCGCGATACCCCGCGACCGCATCCGCACCGTGGACGTGACGTCGGGGCCGGTGCACCGGATCTTCGGCCTGTCGATCGTCACCATGGGCACCGGCCAGGCGCTCCGGACCGACCGTCGCGATCAGGTCAAGCTCGACGCCGTCTCCGCGGCCGAGGCGGCGACCCTCCGTGCGGAGCTCCTGCCCCGGGCACAGGCCGCCGCCACGATCCCCGCACCCGCCGAACCGCAGGAAGCCGCAGAGCCGAACGAAGCCGCCGAGCCGCGGGAAACCGCCGAGCCGGCGGCGGAGGAGATCGCCCGGATCGACCCGCGGTGGGTGCGGTACGCGCCGCTGAGCCCGCTCGTGTTCGTCATCGGCCTCGCCCCGCTCACCCAGGCGTACAACCTGGCCGAGAGGCTAGGCGTTCCCGTGGACATCGAAGGGGCGGTGCTGGGGGCCGTCGCGTTCCTGGAGTCGGCGCCCGGCTGGCTGTTCGTCGTGTTCGTCCTCATGATGCTGGTCGCCGGGGCGATCGGCACCGTGCTGCTGTTCACCGAGTCGTGGTGGCGCTTCCGCCTCGAGCGCGAGCCCCGGACCGGCACCCTGCGCGTGACCCGGGGGCTGCTCACGACGCGCTCCTTCACGCTGGAGGAGCGGCGGCTGCGCGGCGCCGAGCTGATCGAGCCGTTCATGCTGCGCTGGGGGAAGGGGACCCGGCTCAAGGCGCTCGCGAGCGGGCTGCGCCACACCATGGACGGCCCACGCGGCGGCTCCGGCGCGTTGCTGCCGCCGGCGCCCCGCCAGATGGCGCACGCCACGGCGGCGTCGGCGCTGGGGGAGCGGGAGAGCCCACTGCTGCCCACGCGACTACGCACCCACCCCCGCGCCGCGCTGCGCCGCAGGATGTTCCGCGCCGCCCTGGCGAGCGCGGCGGCCATCGTCGCGGCGGCGGTGCTCGCCGCGCTGACGGGGTGGTCCGCCGGCTGGTCGATGGCGGTCGCGGCCGCGGTCGCGGTGCCGGTCTCCCTCCTGCTCGCGGCCGACTCCTACCGGTCGCTCGGACACACGCTCCACGGCGCCTACCTGGTGACCCGGTCCGGCGCGCTGGTACGCCGCACCGTGGCGCTGCAGCGCACCGGCGTCATCGGCTGGACCATCACCCGCTCGCCGTTCCAGCGGAGGTCGGGCCTGGCGAACATCGCGGCCACGACGGCGGCGGGCACGCTCGGCGCCTACACCGTGCGGGACGTCGGCTACGGGGACGGCCTCGTCCTGGCCGACGAGGCGGTTCCCGGGTTGCTGGCGCAATTCATCGAGCGGGTGGAGCAATAA
- a CDS encoding ABC transporter ATP-binding protein, with protein sequence MLAVSNASFSVRAGAITGFLGPNGAGKSTTLRMFLGLDHPTSGSALIDGKPISEWPVPARKIGAALDTQCAHPSRRAIDTLRWVAKMIGVDPRQGEVMLDRVGLTEVANQRVGRFSLGMRQRLALAIALIGNPEIVVLDEPMNGLDPDGISWMKDLLRQFRDQGRTVFVSSHLLAEMEDLVDDLVVIAQSRIVGSGSAAAFMQRFQVKKVTVRCENPKALAPALVKAGGRVQASGSHGIQVTGLASGQVGTIARDTMVALYELREERSLHHAFAQATQDRSSIKGEVG encoded by the coding sequence GTGTTAGCGGTAAGCAATGCGAGTTTCTCGGTCCGGGCCGGCGCCATAACCGGCTTCCTGGGGCCGAACGGCGCCGGCAAGTCGACGACCCTGCGGATGTTCCTCGGCCTCGACCACCCCACCAGCGGCTCGGCCCTCATCGACGGGAAGCCCATCAGCGAATGGCCCGTCCCCGCCCGCAAGATCGGGGCGGCTCTCGACACGCAGTGCGCTCACCCCAGCCGCCGGGCGATCGACACCCTGCGCTGGGTCGCCAAGATGATCGGGGTCGACCCCAGGCAGGGCGAGGTGATGCTCGACCGGGTGGGCCTGACGGAGGTGGCCAACCAGCGGGTCGGCAGGTTCTCCCTCGGCATGCGGCAGCGGCTCGCGCTGGCCATCGCGCTGATCGGCAACCCGGAGATCGTCGTGCTGGACGAGCCGATGAACGGGCTGGACCCCGACGGCATCTCGTGGATGAAGGACCTCCTGCGGCAGTTCCGCGACCAGGGGCGCACGGTGTTCGTGTCCAGCCACCTCCTGGCGGAGATGGAGGACCTCGTCGACGACCTCGTGGTCATCGCCCAGAGCCGGATCGTGGGCAGCGGCTCGGCAGCGGCGTTCATGCAGCGGTTCCAGGTGAAGAAGGTCACCGTGCGGTGCGAGAACCCCAAGGCGCTGGCGCCCGCGCTGGTGAAGGCCGGCGGCCGGGTGCAGGCGAGCGGCTCTCATGGCATCCAGGTCACCGGGCTGGCCTCCGGGCAGGTCGGGACCATCGCGCGGGACACCATGGTGGCGCTCTACGAGCTGCGGGAGGAGCGCAGCCTGCACCACGCGTTCGCGCAGGCCACACAGGACAGGTCGAGCATCAAGGGAGAGGTGGGCTAG